A single region of the Pseudomonas sp. VD-NE ins genome encodes:
- a CDS encoding DegT/DnrJ/EryC1/StrS family aminotransferase: MIKCNNVQEQAQDLSSEIFERWHALLQSGEFILGEEVLAFEAWMSERCGGAHAVALNSGTDALFLALRALDIGPGDEVITCANTFVATVGAIVAAGARPVLADVGDDELMNVDTIAPLLNERTKAVIPVYLRGRPLNIDAILDLCRARAVAVIEDCAQAIGTTLDGQQVGTRGDASAFSMHPLKTLGGLGDGGMLVTRNPKIAEYARIARNHGLETRNESVRFGINSRLDSLQAAALNVKAQYLDQWLKRRVEIAAFYDDVLGTTRTGTDLGGGKPGNAYYHYVVQSQNRDRLQAFLAQHDVQTAVHYPLPIHWQKAWLSSQPRIVLANTERLSREMLTLPCHHHLSDGEVEKVTTLIKQFERAGGR; encoded by the coding sequence ATGATCAAGTGCAATAACGTCCAGGAACAGGCCCAAGACCTTTCGAGCGAGATCTTCGAGCGCTGGCATGCGCTCCTGCAGTCAGGTGAATTCATCCTGGGTGAAGAGGTTCTGGCGTTCGAAGCCTGGATGTCGGAGCGCTGTGGCGGGGCGCATGCGGTGGCCCTCAATTCAGGCACGGATGCGTTGTTTCTGGCATTGCGTGCGCTGGATATCGGGCCCGGCGACGAAGTCATTACCTGCGCCAATACCTTTGTTGCCACCGTCGGTGCCATTGTGGCGGCAGGTGCCCGGCCGGTCCTGGCGGACGTGGGCGACGATGAGCTGATGAACGTCGATACGATTGCGCCCCTTTTGAATGAGCGGACCAAAGCGGTCATTCCGGTCTATCTACGCGGACGTCCGCTGAATATCGATGCCATCCTCGACCTGTGCCGTGCCCGCGCAGTGGCCGTCATCGAGGATTGCGCACAGGCGATCGGCACCACCCTCGACGGTCAGCAAGTCGGCACTCGAGGCGATGCCTCAGCCTTTTCCATGCATCCGTTGAAGACGCTTGGGGGCCTGGGAGATGGCGGGATGCTGGTCACCCGCAATCCGAAGATTGCCGAATACGCACGTATTGCTCGCAATCATGGTCTGGAAACCCGTAACGAATCGGTGCGGTTCGGTATCAATTCGCGCCTCGACTCGTTGCAGGCCGCGGCGCTCAATGTCAAAGCGCAGTATCTGGATCAATGGCTGAAAAGACGTGTGGAAATCGCCGCTTTCTATGATGACGTCCTCGGCACCACCCGTACGGGTACTGACCTGGGTGGCGGCAAGCCGGGTAACGCCTATTATCACTATGTCGTGCAGTCGCAAAATCGTGATCGCTTGCAGGCGTTTCTGGCGCAGCACGATGTGCAAACGGCCGTTCATTATCCGCTGCCCATCCATTGGCAAAAAGCCTGGTTGAGCAGTCAGCCGCGCATCGTGCTGGCCAATACCGAACGTCTGTCCCGAGAAATGCTCACCCTTCCTTGTCATCATCATTTGTCGGATGGCGAGGTGGAGAAGGTCACCACGCTGATCAAGCAATTCGAACGCGCGGGGGGGAGGTGA